Proteins from a single region of Stappia sp. ES.058:
- a CDS encoding PAS domain-containing sensor histidine kinase, with translation MTAERTSATASQADHGRTGLRVRRLGFVLVVVSLISITFTFFLLMGVTPIPPDGPVAQIAMVINGILVAALVLLIALELLSLWQARRRGRAAARLHGRIVTLFSFVAAVPAILVAILATITLDRGLDRWFEDRTRLIIDNALTVAQAYLQEHARVLRGDLIAMANDIDRAKAVYEFEPTRFDSFFQTQTSLRALLGAFLMKSDGTVITRIIVNPDMDVLLPPNQAFNQADGGEPVIIAPGVSNLVGGVMKLSAYDDMYLYVTRAMDKRVVDYMRLAEEGANQYTRMEQSRFGVQVAFALVYTGVTLVLLLSSIWIGFGFANMLVAPIRRLIGAADQVSKGNLYVQVETDKSAGDLANLGATFNNMTAQLRGQRDALLAANDQIDRRRRFTEAVLSGVTAGVIGVDDSGRITLVNRSALSLVGVSESVLLDEPLAQAVPELAGIVGDVLARADDRMSETQVSLHRHGRERTVNVRVTSEQSTRSEHGFVVTLDDITDLVTAQRTSAWADIARRIAHEIKNPLTPIQLSAERIRRRYGKVIVEDRGVFDQCVDTIIRQVGDIGRMVDEFSSFARMPKPTMEVSDLRTTLREAAFLQGVANPDISIRTDLPDDPVKARFDQRLVGQALTNVIKNATESVMALPKEQVADGRIDIHLAQSDGKVVIDITDNGIGLPVENRQRLLEPYMTTREKGTGLGLAIVKKILEEHGGGIELLDAPEDPADPSGGRGATVRLTLALDAVPAIAAEADQAPTTSETVATDGV, from the coding sequence TTGACCGCCGAACGAACCAGCGCGACAGCCAGTCAGGCAGACCATGGCCGAACGGGGCTGCGTGTCCGCCGGCTTGGCTTTGTGCTTGTCGTCGTATCGCTGATCTCGATCACCTTCACCTTTTTCCTGTTGATGGGGGTGACGCCAATTCCCCCAGACGGCCCGGTGGCCCAGATCGCGATGGTGATCAACGGCATTCTGGTGGCCGCCCTTGTGTTGCTGATCGCACTGGAACTGCTGTCGCTCTGGCAGGCCCGCCGGCGGGGCCGGGCCGCGGCAAGGCTGCACGGCAGGATCGTCACGCTGTTCAGCTTCGTTGCCGCCGTTCCGGCGATTCTCGTCGCGATCCTGGCGACAATCACCCTGGATCGGGGGCTCGACCGGTGGTTCGAGGACCGCACGCGTCTGATCATCGACAATGCCCTGACCGTGGCACAGGCTTATCTTCAGGAACACGCGCGTGTCCTGCGTGGCGACCTGATCGCCATGGCGAACGACATTGATCGGGCAAAGGCCGTCTACGAGTTCGAGCCCACGCGCTTCGATTCCTTTTTCCAGACGCAAACATCCTTGCGGGCGCTGCTCGGCGCGTTTTTGATGAAGTCCGACGGGACGGTCATCACACGGATCATCGTCAACCCGGACATGGACGTGCTCCTTCCGCCCAATCAGGCCTTCAATCAGGCGGACGGGGGGGAGCCGGTGATCATCGCGCCGGGGGTTTCCAACCTCGTCGGCGGCGTCATGAAGCTCTCGGCCTATGACGACATGTATCTCTACGTGACGCGCGCGATGGACAAGCGCGTGGTTGATTACATGCGCCTGGCGGAGGAGGGGGCGAACCAGTACACGCGCATGGAGCAAAGCCGGTTCGGGGTCCAGGTGGCCTTCGCGCTCGTTTATACCGGCGTCACGCTGGTGCTGTTGCTGTCGTCGATCTGGATCGGCTTCGGGTTCGCAAACATGCTGGTTGCTCCGATCCGGCGGTTGATCGGGGCGGCGGACCAGGTGTCCAAGGGCAACCTCTATGTCCAGGTTGAAACCGACAAATCGGCCGGCGACCTCGCCAATCTGGGCGCGACCTTCAACAACATGACGGCTCAGCTGCGCGGGCAACGCGACGCACTTCTGGCCGCCAACGACCAGATCGACCGCCGCCGTCGGTTCACCGAGGCCGTGCTGTCGGGCGTGACGGCCGGCGTCATCGGCGTTGACGACAGCGGACGGATCACCCTGGTCAACCGGTCTGCATTGTCGCTCGTCGGGGTCAGCGAAAGCGTACTGCTTGACGAACCGCTGGCGCAAGCGGTGCCGGAGTTGGCGGGGATCGTCGGGGATGTGCTGGCGCGTGCGGACGACCGGATGAGTGAAACGCAGGTGTCGTTGCACCGCCATGGCCGGGAACGCACCGTCAACGTGCGCGTGACCAGTGAACAGTCCACCCGCAGCGAACACGGTTTCGTCGTCACGCTGGACGACATCACCGATCTCGTCACCGCGCAGCGCACGTCGGCCTGGGCCGACATCGCAAGGCGGATTGCCCATGAAATCAAGAACCCGCTGACGCCGATCCAGCTTTCGGCGGAGCGGATCCGCCGTCGTTACGGGAAGGTGATCGTCGAGGATCGGGGTGTTTTCGACCAATGCGTCGACACGATCATCCGTCAGGTGGGGGACATCGGCCGGATGGTCGACGAGTTTTCGTCCTTTGCGCGCATGCCCAAGCCGACGATGGAGGTCTCCGACCTTCGCACCACCTTGCGCGAGGCGGCATTCCTGCAAGGGGTGGCCAATCCCGATATATCGATCAGGACGGATCTGCCGGATGACCCCGTGAAGGCACGGTTCGACCAGCGACTTGTCGGCCAGGCGCTGACCAATGTGATCAAGAACGCGACGGAATCCGTCATGGCGCTTCCCAAGGAGCAGGTGGCGGACGGACGTATCGACATTCACCTGGCACAGAGCGACGGCAAAGTGGTGATCGACATCACCGACAATGGCATCGGATTGCCTGTAGAAAACCGGCAGCGGCTGCTCGAGCCCTATATGACGACGCGGGAAAAGGGCACAGGCCTTGGTCTGGCGATCGTGAAGAAGATCCTGGAAGAACATGGCGGAGGCATCGAGTTGCTCGATGCTCCCGAAGATCCCGCGGACCCGTCCGGCGGGCGTGGTGCCACGGTACGGCTCACGCTTGCGCTCGATGCCGTGCCGGCCATTGCTGCCGAGGCGGATCAGGCCCCAACAACATCGGAAACGGTTGCGACAGATGGCGTATGA
- a CDS encoding nitrogen regulation protein NR(II), with protein sequence MSDASMHSGVRSGTSSTPILDALPHPLLLIDPQGRVVEANMAAESFFRASAQVLRRHPMSHFVPFGSPLLLLISQVRDRGAPVNEYKVDIGSPRIGSEKIVDIIAAPVADSPGSVVLMLQERGMAEKIDRQLTSRGAARTVSGLATMLAHEIKNPLSGIRGAAQLLEGAASDEDRALTRLIMDEADRIVKLVDRMEVFSDERPIEREPVNIHVVLDHVQRLASSGFARNVTINVDYDPSLPLVFANRDQLVQVFLNLLKNASEAVSGGQGGEITLTTAYRPGIRLSVPGSRERVSLPLEFCVRDSGPGVPEDLLPHLFDPFVTTKANGSGLGLALVAKIIGDHGGVIECDSQPGRTVFRILMPAYATQDET encoded by the coding sequence ATGAGCGATGCATCGATGCACTCCGGGGTTCGATCCGGGACGTCCTCCACGCCCATTCTCGATGCCTTGCCGCACCCCCTCCTGTTGATCGATCCGCAGGGGCGCGTGGTCGAGGCGAACATGGCGGCGGAGAGCTTCTTTCGCGCCAGCGCGCAAGTCCTGCGCCGCCACCCCATGTCGCATTTCGTGCCCTTCGGCAGTCCCTTGCTGCTGTTGATCTCGCAGGTGCGCGACCGTGGCGCGCCGGTCAACGAGTACAAGGTCGACATCGGCTCGCCGAGGATCGGGTCAGAAAAGATCGTCGATATCATCGCCGCACCCGTCGCCGATTCTCCGGGGTCGGTCGTCCTGATGCTGCAGGAACGCGGAATGGCGGAAAAGATCGACCGCCAGCTGACCTCGCGCGGGGCCGCGCGCACCGTTTCAGGCCTGGCCACGATGCTTGCGCATGAGATCAAGAACCCGCTGTCGGGCATTCGCGGCGCGGCGCAGTTGCTTGAGGGGGCAGCCTCCGACGAGGACAGGGCGCTGACCCGGCTGATCATGGACGAGGCCGACCGGATCGTGAAGCTGGTCGACCGGATGGAGGTGTTTTCCGACGAACGCCCGATCGAACGCGAGCCGGTCAACATCCATGTGGTGCTCGATCACGTGCAGCGGCTGGCGTCCTCCGGGTTTGCCCGCAACGTGACGATCAATGTCGATTACGACCCCTCATTGCCCCTCGTTTTCGCCAACCGCGACCAGCTGGTGCAGGTGTTCCTAAACCTCTTGAAAAACGCCTCCGAGGCGGTTTCCGGCGGACAGGGCGGCGAGATCACGCTGACGACGGCCTACCGGCCGGGAATTCGCCTGTCGGTGCCGGGATCGCGGGAGCGGGTCAGCCTGCCGCTTGAATTCTGTGTGCGCGACAGTGGCCCAGGCGTGCCGGAGGACCTGTTGCCGCATCTGTTCGATCCCTTCGTGACGACGAAGGCGAACGGATCGGGGCTCGGTCTGGCGCTTGTCGCCAAGATCATCGGCGACCACGGCGGCGTGATCGAATGCGACAGCCAGCCGGGGCGGACGGTCTTCCGCATCCTGATGCCGGCCTATGCGACACAAGACGAAACCTGA
- the ntrC gene encoding nitrogen regulation protein NR(I), which yields MPTGTILVADDDAAIRTVLNQALSRAGYTVRLTSNATTLWRWISSGDGDLVVTDVMMPDENAFDVLPRIKKMRPDLPVIVMSAQNTFMTAIRASEKGAYEYLPKPFDLKELTSIVSRALSEPKRAQVDAPDDGGENIPLIGRSPAMQEIYRVLARLMQTDLSVMINGESGTGKELVARALHDYGKRRNGPFVAINMAAIPRDLIEAELFGHEKGAFTGAQQRSAGRFEQADGGTLFLDEIGDMPMEAQTRLLRVLQQGEYTTVGGRVPIRTDVRIVAATNKDLRQLINQGLFREDLYYRLNVVPIRLPPLRERIEDIPDLVRHFFTLADREGLPSKQIENAAIDRMRHYRWPGNVRELENLVRRLSALYPQDVISAALIDQELSQPASLPDEEENGTVDLTGSVERYLNTYFQAFGDALPPPGLYHRILREVEYPLIGAALAATRGNQIKAAELLGVNRNTLRKKIRDLDVQVIRANR from the coding sequence ATGCCGACCGGTACCATTCTTGTCGCCGACGACGATGCCGCGATCCGCACAGTGCTCAACCAGGCGCTGTCGCGGGCGGGATACACTGTTCGGCTGACCTCAAATGCAACGACCCTGTGGCGCTGGATCAGTTCCGGCGACGGCGATCTCGTGGTCACCGACGTGATGATGCCGGATGAAAACGCCTTCGACGTATTGCCGCGCATCAAGAAGATGCGTCCGGATCTGCCGGTCATCGTGATGAGCGCGCAGAACACCTTCATGACGGCGATCCGCGCATCGGAGAAGGGGGCTTACGAGTACCTGCCCAAGCCCTTCGACCTGAAGGAACTGACCAGCATCGTCAGTCGCGCACTGTCGGAGCCGAAACGTGCACAGGTCGATGCTCCCGATGACGGCGGCGAGAACATACCGCTGATCGGCCGGTCTCCCGCGATGCAGGAGATCTACCGGGTTCTGGCGCGGCTGATGCAGACCGACCTGTCGGTGATGATCAACGGCGAGTCCGGTACCGGCAAGGAACTGGTGGCGCGCGCGCTGCATGACTACGGCAAGCGGCGCAACGGTCCCTTTGTCGCCATCAACATGGCGGCCATTCCGCGCGACCTGATCGAGGCGGAGCTGTTCGGCCACGAGAAGGGCGCCTTCACCGGCGCGCAGCAGCGCTCGGCCGGACGGTTCGAGCAGGCGGACGGCGGCACGCTGTTTCTTGACGAAATCGGCGACATGCCGATGGAAGCGCAGACCCGCCTGCTGCGCGTGCTGCAACAGGGCGAATACACGACCGTCGGCGGACGGGTGCCGATCCGCACCGATGTGCGCATCGTGGCGGCGACAAACAAGGACCTGCGCCAACTGATCAATCAGGGCCTGTTTCGCGAGGATCTCTACTACCGGCTCAATGTGGTGCCGATCCGCCTTCCGCCGCTGCGCGAGCGCATCGAGGACATTCCCGATCTTGTACGCCATTTCTTCACGCTTGCGGACCGGGAAGGTCTTCCGTCGAAGCAGATCGAGAACGCCGCGATCGACCGCATGCGTCACTACCGATGGCCGGGCAATGTGCGGGAGCTGGAAAACCTCGTGCGTCGTCTGTCGGCCCTCTATCCGCAGGATGTGATTTCCGCCGCCCTGATCGATCAGGAGTTGAGCCAGCCGGCTTCCCTGCCCGATGAAGAGGAGAACGGGACCGTCGATCTTACAGGGTCGGTCGAACGCTATCTCAACACGTACTTCCAGGCATTCGGCGACGCGTTGCCGCCACCCGGCCTTTATCATCGGATTCTGCGGGAAGTGGAATATCCGCTGATCGGCGCGGCGCTGGCCGCCACCCGTGGCAATCAGATCAAGGCCGCTGAACTCCTCGGCGTCAATCGCAACACCCTGCGCAAAAAGATCCGGGATCTCGATGTGCAGGTGATCCGGGCAAACAGATGA
- a CDS encoding sigma-54 dependent transcriptional regulator, which produces MAYDILVVDDEADIRDLIAGILDDEGYNTRTASDSDKALAAIQERRPSLVVLDIWLQGSRLDGLDLLDVIKEQDPDLPVVIISGHGNIETAVSAIKRGAYDYVEKPFKADRLVLIAERALEASSLRREIRQLKQRSSDALDLLGKSSAMGQLRSTIERVAPTNSRVLITGPSGSGKELTARTIHAASQREKSPFVVINAATITPERMEEELFGIEGEDGRIRKIGAMEEAHGGTLYIDEVADMPHGTQGKILRVLVDQTFSRVGGAGKVSVDIRILSSSARHLEQEISDGRLREDLFHRLGVVPLHVPALADRREDIPELVQFFMEQISLSSGLPIRRIGEDAMAVLQAHDWPGNVRQLRNNVERLMILTRADPDAVITADLLPGEIGADAPNLPTNGGGEHLMALPLRDARELFERDYLQAQIKRFGGNVSRTAEFVGMERSALHRKLKSLGLS; this is translated from the coding sequence ATGGCGTATGATATTCTGGTAGTCGACGATGAAGCCGATATTCGCGATCTCATCGCGGGCATTCTCGATGACGAGGGTTACAACACCCGCACCGCATCCGACAGCGACAAGGCGCTTGCCGCGATCCAGGAACGCCGTCCGTCACTGGTGGTGCTCGATATCTGGCTCCAGGGCAGCCGGCTCGACGGCCTCGACCTTTTGGATGTGATCAAGGAACAGGATCCCGACCTTCCCGTCGTCATCATCTCCGGCCACGGCAATATCGAAACGGCGGTTTCCGCGATCAAGCGCGGCGCCTACGACTATGTCGAAAAGCCGTTCAAGGCAGACAGGCTTGTCCTGATTGCCGAACGCGCACTCGAAGCCTCGTCGTTGCGCCGGGAGATCCGCCAGCTCAAGCAGCGCAGTTCCGATGCTCTGGACCTGCTTGGCAAGAGCAGCGCCATGGGCCAGTTGCGCAGCACCATTGAACGCGTCGCACCAACCAACAGCCGTGTTCTGATCACGGGTCCGTCGGGTTCCGGCAAGGAACTGACCGCCCGAACGATTCACGCCGCTTCGCAGCGCGAGAAAAGCCCTTTCGTGGTGATCAATGCCGCAACCATCACCCCGGAACGCATGGAGGAAGAACTCTTCGGCATCGAGGGTGAGGACGGACGAATCCGCAAGATCGGTGCGATGGAAGAGGCGCATGGCGGGACGCTCTACATCGACGAGGTGGCGGATATGCCCCATGGCACCCAGGGAAAGATCCTGAGGGTGCTCGTCGACCAGACCTTTTCCCGGGTCGGCGGAGCAGGCAAGGTGAGCGTCGACATCCGCATTCTGTCGTCGAGCGCCCGCCATCTGGAGCAGGAGATTTCCGACGGTCGCCTGCGGGAGGATCTCTTCCACCGGCTGGGCGTCGTTCCGCTGCATGTGCCGGCGCTTGCCGACCGCCGGGAGGATATTCCGGAACTCGTGCAGTTTTTCATGGAACAGATTTCGCTCAGTTCCGGCCTGCCGATCCGCCGCATCGGCGAGGACGCGATGGCCGTGCTCCAGGCACATGACTGGCCGGGCAACGTGCGCCAGTTGCGCAACAATGTCGAACGGCTGATGATCCTGACACGGGCCGACCCGGACGCGGTGATCACGGCGGACCTGCTGCCGGGCGAGATCGGTGCGGATGCACCGAACCTGCCGACAAACGGTGGCGGAGAGCATTTGATGGCCCTTCCGTTGCGCGACGCGCGCGAGCTTTTCGAACGCGATTACCTGCAGGCGCAGATCAAGCGCTTCGGTGGCAATGTGTCGCGTACCGCGGAATTCGTGGGAATGGAACGCTCCGCTTTGCATCGAAAGCTCAAGTCGCTAGGACTGTCATAA
- the hfq gene encoding RNA chaperone Hfq codes for MADRAQNLQDTFLNYVRKQKTPLTIFLINGVKLQGVVTWFDNFCVLLRRDGHSQLVYKHAISTVMPNTPVQLFDPGDEADEKAAS; via the coding sequence ATGGCTGACCGCGCACAGAATCTTCAAGATACTTTTCTGAACTATGTCCGGAAGCAAAAGACGCCGCTTACGATCTTCTTGATCAATGGCGTGAAGTTACAGGGTGTTGTAACATGGTTTGACAATTTTTGCGTATTGCTGCGGCGAGATGGACACTCCCAGCTTGTTTACAAGCACGCGATCTCGACGGTGATGCCAAATACTCCGGTTCAGCTATTCGATCCGGGCGACGAGGCGGATGAAAAGGCGGCGAGCTGA
- a CDS encoding D-amino-acid transaminase, whose translation MSRIAYVNGRYVRHAEAAVHIEDRGYQFADGVYEVCEVWRGQIVDERRHGDRLERSLRELSIRMPMTRAALSQVMREVLRRNRVRSGFVYLQVTRGVARRDHFFPSPDTPPALVVTARNVAPETGDRGAETGVGVITVPENRWDRVDIKTVGLLPNVLAKQKAKEAGAKEAWFVDADGFVTEGGSTNAWIVTKDNTLVTRPAEHGILKGITRQVVLDMIARNGLSFDERPFTVKEAKEAKEAFITAASTLVMPVVRIDDTAIGNGYPGELSRELRQQFHDVSEMDPV comes from the coding sequence ATGTCACGAATTGCCTATGTCAATGGACGCTATGTCCGCCACGCCGAAGCTGCGGTGCATATCGAGGACCGCGGCTATCAGTTTGCGGACGGCGTCTATGAGGTTTGCGAGGTTTGGCGCGGACAGATCGTCGACGAACGCCGTCATGGCGACCGACTTGAAAGGTCCCTTCGGGAACTCTCGATCCGTATGCCGATGACGCGGGCCGCGCTGTCTCAAGTCATGCGCGAGGTGCTTCGTCGCAACCGCGTGCGCAGCGGTTTCGTTTATCTCCAGGTCACTCGCGGCGTCGCGCGCCGGGATCACTTTTTTCCGTCCCCCGATACGCCGCCGGCTTTGGTGGTCACCGCGCGCAACGTTGCGCCCGAGACGGGCGACAGGGGCGCGGAAACGGGCGTTGGCGTGATCACCGTGCCGGAGAACCGCTGGGACCGCGTCGATATCAAGACAGTCGGGCTGCTGCCGAATGTTCTGGCCAAACAAAAGGCCAAAGAGGCGGGGGCCAAGGAGGCCTGGTTCGTCGATGCAGACGGGTTCGTCACCGAAGGCGGATCAACCAATGCATGGATCGTCACCAAGGACAACACGCTTGTGACCCGTCCGGCGGAGCATGGAATTCTCAAAGGCATCACGCGACAGGTTGTTCTTGATATGATTGCACGAAACGGTTTGTCCTTTGACGAAAGGCCGTTTACCGTGAAAGAAGCAAAGGAGGCAAAGGAGGCCTTCATCACCGCAGCTTCCACACTCGTGATGCCAGTGGTTCGAATTGACGATACGGCAATTGGAAACGGGTACCCGGGGGAATTGTCCCGGGAGCTTCGTCAGCAGTTTCACGACGTTAGCGAGATGGATCCGGTCTAG
- the trkA gene encoding Trk system potassium transporter TrkA, with protein sequence MRVVICGAGQVGYGIAEKLAAEQNDVSVIDSSPRLINVIRDTLDVRGFVGHGAHPDVLAQAGADQADMLIAVTLYDEVNMVACQVAHSLFKVPTKVARVRAQSYLRPQWSDLFSRDNMPIDVIISPEIEVGEMVLRRLALPGAVETVRFADDQVVVVGVVCQEDCPVVNTPLRQLTELFPDLGSVVTGVFRGNHLFVPKSSDTLLVDDLVYVIARRDRVRRTLAIFGHEEPEATRVVIAGGGNIGHYVAHTLEQRQSKAKVKIVEHSRERALSIADTLKRTVILHGSALDQNLLLEADIQDADTLIALTNEDEVNILSCVMAKKLGCKRNLSLLNNPSYPTFAHALGIDAFVNPRQVTISKILQHVRRGRIRGVHALQNGAAEVIEAEALETSPLVGKPLRDTELPDGIRVGAIFRDGAVITPDGSTIIRAHDRVVLFAIAERVRQVEQMFRVSLEFF encoded by the coding sequence ATGAGAGTGGTGATTTGTGGCGCCGGCCAGGTCGGTTACGGTATCGCCGAAAAGCTTGCAGCGGAGCAGAACGACGTGTCCGTTATCGATTCGTCGCCGCGACTGATCAACGTGATCCGCGACACGCTCGACGTGCGCGGTTTTGTCGGACATGGCGCGCATCCCGACGTGCTGGCACAGGCCGGAGCCGATCAGGCGGACATGCTGATCGCCGTCACCTTGTATGACGAGGTCAACATGGTGGCGTGCCAGGTGGCGCATTCCCTGTTCAAGGTCCCTACCAAGGTGGCTCGTGTGCGCGCGCAAAGCTACCTCAGGCCGCAGTGGAGCGACCTGTTCTCGCGTGACAACATGCCGATCGACGTGATCATTTCTCCGGAAATCGAGGTCGGCGAGATGGTGCTCCGGCGCCTCGCACTGCCAGGCGCGGTGGAAACTGTGCGCTTTGCAGACGACCAGGTGGTCGTGGTTGGCGTCGTCTGCCAGGAAGACTGCCCGGTGGTCAACACGCCGCTGCGCCAGCTGACCGAGCTGTTCCCCGATCTCGGCTCCGTGGTCACCGGGGTTTTTCGCGGCAATCACCTGTTCGTTCCAAAGAGCTCGGACACGCTTCTCGTCGACGATCTGGTCTATGTGATCGCGCGTCGCGACCGGGTACGGCGCACACTCGCGATTTTCGGGCACGAGGAACCGGAAGCAACGCGCGTGGTGATCGCCGGCGGCGGCAACATCGGCCACTATGTTGCGCATACGCTCGAACAACGCCAGTCGAAGGCCAAGGTCAAGATCGTCGAACACTCGCGCGAGCGCGCCCTCAGCATCGCGGATACGCTGAAGCGCACCGTGATCCTGCACGGCAGCGCGCTCGACCAGAACCTGTTGCTGGAAGCCGATATCCAGGACGCCGACACGCTGATTGCCCTCACGAACGAGGATGAGGTCAACATTCTTTCATGCGTCATGGCCAAGAAGCTCGGCTGCAAGCGCAACCTGTCGCTCCTGAACAATCCGAGCTACCCGACCTTTGCGCATGCGCTCGGGATCGACGCTTTCGTCAATCCGCGCCAGGTCACGATCTCGAAGATCCTCCAGCATGTGCGCCGGGGACGGATCCGCGGGGTTCACGCGCTGCAAAACGGTGCGGCCGAGGTGATCGAGGCTGAAGCGCTGGAAACATCTCCGCTTGTCGGCAAGCCGCTGCGCGACACCGAACTCCCGGATGGAATTCGGGTCGGTGCAATCTTTCGCGACGGTGCGGTCATCACGCCGGACGGCAGCACGATCATCCGCGCCCATGACCGCGTCGTTCTTTTCGCGATTGCGGAACGCGTGCGACAGGTCGAACAGATGTTCCGCGTCAGTCTGGAATTTTTCTGA
- the dusB gene encoding tRNA dihydrouridine synthase DusB has product MSKNDAAFLGAEMEIGGIAVPNRAFLAPMSGVTDLPFRRLAQRFGAGLVVSEMVACEQLASGDPETRLRSEGVDGALHVVQLAGREAHWMETGARLAEDAGADIVDINMGCPAKKVTSGYSGSALMRDLDHALRLIEATVAAVSVPVTLKMRLGWDHDSLNAPDLAKRAEDAGVSMITVHGRTRCQFYKGTADWDAIRAVRERINVPLVANGDCHSAEDAREMMRRSGADAVMIGRASYGRPWLAGQIGAVLAGDIAVETPQGAVLADLVCEHVETMLEHYGPEKGLKLARKHVAWYLDDTSPAMPGTLRKAVLTSQDARFVLSSLRSWILQEGQEAAA; this is encoded by the coding sequence ATGAGCAAAAACGACGCGGCATTCTTGGGGGCTGAAATGGAGATCGGCGGGATCGCCGTGCCGAACCGAGCCTTTCTCGCGCCCATGTCCGGGGTAACGGATCTGCCGTTCCGCCGTCTTGCGCAGCGCTTTGGGGCCGGTCTGGTGGTGTCGGAAATGGTGGCCTGCGAGCAACTGGCGAGCGGCGACCCGGAGACCAGACTGCGCAGCGAAGGCGTTGACGGGGCCCTGCATGTGGTGCAGCTGGCCGGCCGGGAAGCACATTGGATGGAGACCGGCGCGCGTCTTGCGGAAGACGCGGGCGCGGATATCGTCGACATCAACATGGGCTGTCCGGCCAAAAAGGTGACGTCGGGGTATTCCGGTTCGGCGCTGATGCGCGACCTCGATCATGCGCTTCGCCTGATCGAGGCGACTGTCGCGGCGGTGTCGGTTCCGGTGACGCTGAAAATGCGGCTTGGCTGGGATCACGACAGCCTGAATGCGCCGGACCTTGCCAAGCGCGCCGAAGACGCGGGCGTCAGCATGATCACGGTGCATGGCCGCACGCGCTGTCAGTTCTACAAGGGCACGGCCGACTGGGATGCGATTCGGGCCGTTCGCGAGCGCATCAATGTGCCGCTCGTCGCCAACGGGGATTGCCACTCTGCGGAGGATGCCCGCGAGATGATGCGCCGTTCGGGCGCGGATGCGGTGATGATTGGCCGAGCCTCCTACGGGCGTCCCTGGCTTGCCGGACAGATCGGCGCGGTGCTGGCCGGTGACATCGCCGTTGAAACGCCTCAGGGCGCTGTGCTCGCCGATCTCGTGTGCGAGCATGTCGAGACGATGCTTGAGCATTATGGCCCTGAGAAGGGTCTGAAGCTCGCGCGCAAACACGTCGCCTGGTACCTGGACGACACGTCGCCGGCCATGCCGGGAACGCTTCGCAAGGCGGTGCTGACGTCGCAGGATGCCAGGTTCGTCCTGAGCTCATTGCGTAGCTGGATCCTGCAGGAAGGCCAGGAGGCGGCCGCATGA